The Candidatus Zixiibacteriota bacterium DNA segment ATGTTTAAGGAACTCCACAATGTCGCCATTAGGTTATCTCGGGACTTACCGAAGGGGGCTGGCACCTTGAGGACTCAGACCACGGACTTGAAGCGTTGTTATTGCTGGATGGTTGCAAGTCCGTTTCTGATACTGGGCAATTTTGTGGTTCTGAGTTACCTGTCAGGTGCCTATTCTCGCGATTATTTCCCATCCACAGGTTACCTTGTTGTTTTTTTGACTTGCCTGAGTATTACGGTGTTTGCCAGCGCGAAACTGCTCACCTGCAAACCGGAGGACCTGACAAAGCCCGCTCCCATCTGGACTTTCCTTTATTGGACAACACCGCTAGTTATAGTTCTCGCGTTCCTTTACACAGTCTGTTCTCAAGAGTGGAATTACGTCGTACTGAACAAATACTTGTTCATTGCCGCAGCCTCTCTGTTTGCCGCCACCGTGGCTATGGGCATCTGGATGTCACTGTGGGTGTCCAAAGCTCCCTCCAAATCGGACTGCTAAAGTCTCGTCGTCCACCCCAAACTAAACATTTCCGGGAAGATAACCGTCTTTAACCTGTATCCCCTCCTGAAAGACAGTTCTAACGCCAACGCACCCTGTCAAGGAGGTGGAAAATGCTCCGCAACAAACTGCTCCCGTGTCTGCTGGCGGTCGTCCTGATGGTCGGCTCGACAGTCATTATCAATGCCGTCGGAACCGGCCAGATCAAAGGAACCATCACCGACAAAGAAACCGGCGAAGGTATAATCGGCGCCTCGGTTATGGTCATCGGCACCCACTTCGGCGCTATGACCGATCCTGAGGGCAAGTATGTCATTCGACGGCTGCAGCCGGGGATTTATACCCTGAAAGTAGCTCACCTGGATTTCAACATTGTGGAAGTCACCCAGATCGAAGTAAAACCCAATATGACCATCGAAGTATCTGCTAAGCTTGAAAAGAAACTGACCACCATTGGCCAGACGATCACTGTCAGGGCTGAGGACGACCTCATTTCCAAGCTTGAAACTTCCGATCGAGTGACTATCATTAAAGAGAAGATCACGACACCACGACCGGTAACATCTGTTGATGAGTTACTTGCCCAGGTTGCCGGCGTCGTTACCAACAAAGACGGCGAGATTTTCATTCGCGGCAGTCGGTCCGGCGAGGTTGCAAACATAGCCAAAGGTGATCCCACCGGCGATCCAGCCGGCGGCCAGGCCGACCGCAGGGAATCTGTTGCTGAAGCCGAGCAAGGCAGCCAGGTCGGACTTAATTTGTGTGCCCCCGTAACACCTCAGTCAACGACAACGCAGAAGCTTATCCGCACGCCCCGCGGACCGCAGCAACCGACCCCGCAGCCCCGTTGCGGCACCGGTTACTATCCTCCGGGCCACGACGAGTCCGACTACCTCGATGGACCGCCATTTGACGCCATGTTCTTTCAAAACTACGGCACCAATTCTTTTGTAAACACCGATAGCGACCCTCTCTCCACTTTCGCCATCGATGTCGACGATGCATCATACACCCTTACCCGCAGCTACTTGGAACGTGGTCATCTCCCGCCGAGCGATGCCGTGCGCGTGGAGGAATTTGTCAACCGTTTCGAGTACGACTATCATCAGCCGAAAACCGGCGAGGCTTTCTCCATTCAGATGGAGGGCGCCCCTTCGCGGTTCGGTGACGATTGCCGTATGCTCAGGATCGGCATTGGCGGGCGTGAGTTCGACGAAGAAAGCCGCAAACCGGCCAACCTGGTGTTTGTGATAGATGTCTCGGGATCGATGGGTCGTGAAAACCGTCTGTCAATGGTGAAACATTCGCTGGAACTACTGGTTAACCAACTGACGTGGGGTGATCGGGTTGGTATCGTCACCTACGGTTCAACCGGCAATGCAGTTTTGCAGCCGACGATTGTCCGCCATCGCAAACAGATCATCAACCAAATCCAAATGCTTTTCCCGGGCGGATCGACCTACGCCGAGCAAGGTATTCGTCTCGGCTATCAAATGGCCAATGGCATGTTCGATCCAAAACGTACCAACCGGGTTATTCTCTGCTCCGACGGTGTGGCCAATGTCGGTCAGACCGGTCCCGATGAGTTGGTCAAGATGATCAAACGTTGCGCCGACCAAGGCATCACTCTGACTACGGTTGGTTTCGGCATGGGCAACTACAACGACGTGCTCATGGAAAAGTTGGCCGATAACGGCAACGGTCAGTATGCCTACATCGATGACATGGACGAGGCGAGGCGTCTGTTTGTCGACAAACTGTCCGGCACTCTTCAGGTGATCGCGCGCGATGTCAAGATCCAGGTCGATTTCAATCCGGAGGTGGTGAGCAGTTATCGGTTGCTCGGTTATGAGAACCGCGATGTGGCCGATCACAAGTTCCGCGACAATCGCGAGGACGGCGGCGAGATCGGGGCCGGTCACCAGGTGACGGCGCTATACGAAGTGAATCTCATAACACACCGACGAGCGGTGGACCTGGGCAGTGTGTACATTCGTTACAAAAACCCGCAGATGGATGAAGTGACCGAAGTTCGCACGCCGATCCGGTACAATGTTTTTCACAAGCAGTTCAAAAACGCCTCGGACGATTTCAAACTGGCCGCGGCATCGGCGGAGTTTTCCGAAATCCTGCGCGAGTCGTATTGGGCGCGTGGTTCCAGCTTGTCGTCGGTCCGTGCGGTATTGGACGAAATAGATGGCAACGACAAACAGATTGCAGAACTGAAAAACCTCATCGACATGGCTCGACGGCATGGCGACATCCTGGCCGAAAGGTAACCCATAAATGGGTCTTTGGCGCTACGCGCATAGCGCGAAAAACAGGGCTTGACCCTGTGTTGCGACGGGTTTTGGTTCCGCTGATGGCGGAGGGAGGGACCCGTCGTTTCCTTTATGAACAGCCTGTGAGCCTTCGTAGGTCGAAACCCCTGATCCGAAGGACTGCCGAAGGCAGGTTTCGACAGAGCATCCCAGCTTCACATCAAAAGTTACATGTCACCCTTGCGCACCTTGGACCAATAATGCCACACCCGTTTTTCAGGGGCCAAGTTGGGGTCTCTGGCTTGCTCAATAGCCGCCCGAAAAACGTCCTCGCAGCAGGGGTCAAGTCTTTGCCCCTTGATCTTTTGCATCTGCTCGTACAATTCGCGGGCATTCTTGTCAAGCAGATGCTCAACTTCCGTGATTCCAAGATCGTCAAAGTCACTCAGCGTGGCCGGTCCCACCGAAACCAAGTCGATAAGTTTTCGTTGTTCAATCATCCGCCCAATATAGGCGCCGGCAAGATCGTAGTCTATCACATATTGGCCAAGTCCTTCGCCGCCAATCTGCTAATCACCACAGAAGTAATCTGATCTTTTTTGAAACATCCGGGTGCTCATTACGAAATGTAGATACGTGTATTTACACTCGGTCTTTCGGGCCATTTTGCGGCATGACAGACCGGTTGCATTTTCCAGCGGCGTGAGACAATTGAATCGGACCGAACTGCGGCGGGAGCCGTGTGTGTTCGGCCACAAACATGCGTCTATGAAGACAAAGGAGATTCACTGTCGAAAACGAAACGCTGGTCCTCAACACCGTTTTCACTAACAGTCAATTACGTACTACGAACAATAGCACTCATGCAAAGACAACTGCCTGAGTGTGGACGAAGGAGAGACAGATGATTAGAACCGCCGATTTGGTAAAACGCTATCGCACCGAGGAGGTCGAGACGACCGCTCTGGACAGTGTCAACATCAGTGTCGAGAGCGGCGAGTTTGTGGCCATCATGGGTCCATCGGGCTGCGGCAAGTCGACACTTTTGAATATCCTCGGAATGTTGGACAATCCCTCAGGTGGTGAGTATTACTTTCTCGATCAACCTGTTGCCAACCATTCCGAACGAGAGCGGGCCGGCTTGCGCAAGCGAAATATCGGATTTGTCTTTCAGAGTTTCAACCTGATCGATGAGTTGACCGTTTTTGAGAACATCGAGCTGCCTCTGCTCTATCTGGGCGAATCCAGCGCCAGTCGCAAAGAGCGGGTGGAGGAAACGCTGGCCCAAATGAATATCACGCCGCGCCGAAATCACTTTCCGCAACAGCTATCGGGCGGCCAACAGCAACGCGTGGCGGTGGCACGGGCTGTGGTGGCCCAACCCAAATTGATTTTGGCCGATGAACCGACCGGTAATCTGGACTCCTCCCATGGCGATGAAGTGATGAGTCTGCTCACCGAGCTGAATGAACAGGGCACAACCGTGGTCATGGTGACTCACTCGCCTGCCTACGGTGACTATGCCGGTCGTGTTATTCACTTGTTCGACGGACAGGTGGCGACAGAAAACATTGTGAGGAGCGCCCATGTATAGAAACTATCTCAAAATAGCGTTGCGCAGCATGAAAAAACACAAGGGCTACTCCCTGACCAATATTGCCGGGCTGGCTGTCGGTATGACTTGCTGTGTGTTGATCATGTTGTGGGTTCACGCGGAATTGAGTTTCGATCAGTTCAACGAGAACGGCCAAAACATCTATCGTATCTACCACCATCTGACCCTCGGCGGCGCTGATCGACGCACTCCATCGGCGGGAGCACCGTGGGGCCCGGCCCTGGTGGAACAGGTTCCCGAAGTACTCAACGCAGCCAGAATCAGACCCGGCAACCGGTCTTCTGTGACCTTTGAGGATAAGCAATTCTTCGAGGAGGACTTTTTCTACGCCGACAATTCGCTGCTGGATCTGTTTACATTTCCCATAAGCATCGGTGACAAAAAAACTGTTCTATCGACGGCCAACAGTGTCGTGCTGACTGAGGAAACCGCGCACAAGTACTTCGGCGACCAGAATCCGGTTGGTCTGGTGCTTCGGTTTGACGACCAGTTCGATTATACTGTTACCGGTGTCATGGCCGACATGCCCGACAACTCGCACCTCCAGTTTGATTTTCTGATCTCATTTGAGACCCTTTACGCTCAAGATAGTCGCCCCCACGAACATTGGGGCGCCATGGGCAACCCTACTTACCTGTTGCTGGCCGACGGCGCCGACCCTCGACAAGTCGAGGCCCAGGCAGCCGGGATCATCGATGAAAACCTGGGCGAGACACTCAAACAGGTAGGCGCCACCCTTACCTTGCTCCTTCAGCCGCTGGCCGAGATCCATCTGTACTCAGATTTCGGCAGCGACACCGCCCAGACCGGCGCCATAACCTACGTCTATCTATTCTCCGCGATCGCCGTTTTCATATTGCTGATTGCGTGCATCAACTTCGTGAATCTTTCCACCGCTCGTTCAGCCGGGCGGGCCAGGGAGATAGGCATGCGCAAAGCGTTCGGCGCAGCGCGTAGCCGACTGGTCGGCCAGTTTCTGGGAGAATCGTTGCTTTACAGCTTCCTTGCTGTTGTACTCACTATTGCTGTGGTGCCGATAGCACTGCCTCTGTTTAATTCACTCGCCCAACGCAACCTTGTTTTCGATATGACCCAACCGATATGGATGATTCCGGCACTGGTCGGGCTGGCCATCCTGGTCGGACTGGTAGCCGGCAGCTACCCGGCATTGTTCCTGTCATCGTTCAGACCGGTCAAAGTCCTGAAAGGCACTCTGACCGCAGGTGCATCGAACTCGAAATTCCGACGCATCCTGGTGGTATCTCAGTTTACCATATCAGTCATACTGATAATCGGAACCATCACCATCTTCGGCCAGGTGGAGTACATGAAAAACAGGGCGCTCGGTTTTAACAAAGAGCACGTTGTGATCTTCCCCAACCCGAGTGACACCGAACAAGTTTCGATGGAGTCGTTGAGAGCCGAATTCGCAAAAGTTCCCGGCGTCGTCGCAATCGCAGCATCACAAGGCACCCCCGGCAACGGCTACAGCATGACCAACTTCCACCCGGAAGGGTACGCCGAGGATGAGCAGGAGTTGATGGCAAATATCAACGTCGACCACAATTTCTTATCCACACTCGGCATGGAGTTGGCCGCCGGACGAGATTTCTCCGCCGACCTGACCACAGACAGCGGTTCCTCTTGTCTTATCAACGAAGCTGCCGTCCGTCGATTCGGCTGGGAGAATCCAATCGGCAAAACTATCCAGCAGAGGGTCCATAACGATTCGGGAATCGCTTTTGTAGATCGCACCGTTGTCGGCGTGGTGAAAGACTTCCACTTCGAATCTCTGCGCGCCGAGATCGTGCCGTTGTACATCGGGAATCTACAGGATGGTTTAGAGACTTTCTCGGCCCGGATAGCCGGGGGGGACATCAGCGAGATTGTTGGTCGATTGGAGGACAAATTCAAGGAGTTGGCGCCAAGCCGGGCCTTTGACTATTTCTTCCTCGATGAGTCTTTCGACCTCCAGTATCAAATGGAAGAACAGCTTGGCAAGATCGCCCTGACCTTCTGTTTGCTGGCTGTCTTTATCGGTTGCCTGGGACTGTTGGGTTTATCGTCCTACACGGCTGAGCAACGCACCAAGGAGATAGGTATCCGCAAAGTACTGGGCGCTTCGGTCGCCGGCATCATCAGACTTCTTTCGCAGGAGTTTCTGGTGCTGGTGGTTCTGGCCAATGTCGTCGGTGCACCGGTGGCTTACTATGTGATGGATGGCTGGCTGGCCGAGTTTGCTTATCGCATCTCAGTCGACTGGCGCATCTTTGCCGCTTCCGGACTCACGGCGTTGTTGATAGCTCTCTTGGCGGTAAGTCTCCAGGCCATCCGAGCGGCCCGGTCGAATCCGGTAAAGGCGATAAAGTACGAATAGCACGGTGATAAATCCGCCATAAACGGCCCTCTGGCCCTTCTCACAGTGAGGCATTGGGATTGGTGCAAAGGGCGAGAGGTAGGTCAGGTCCTTTAGGGACCTGACGCATTTGTCAGGACCACAAGGGTCCTGACCTACTTGGGGGAACTCCGGCTGTCATATCCACGAAGGACCTGACCTGCTGCTTTTCTCAGTACTTCAAGCCGTCCTCGGTGAAAGGATGGGCCGGTGCCTCTCCGAGCACACGTCTGAGGATATGATTCATGGTAAACTCGTCGTTGTCAAACCCGCCGTGCGTGGTGCTGCGGGTGCGCCGGCCGCTGCTACCGTTGGAATAGAAAAACTGAGGGAGAGATCTCACTCGTTTGACCTGGTCCTTGTCATTGAATTTCTCCATGCCCAAAATCGGTTGCTCTTTCTTTGACTCGAAAGCGTTGGATACCAGATACAGTAACGACTTTTTGTAGAGGGTAACGGTATCATCTTCTTCCAGTTTTTTATTCAGGTTGTAGATAGTCAAATCGGTGAGTTTAAGTTTCGTCTTGCCCTGCAACACCGGCAAGTACGCTTCGTTGTACAGATCGACCGAACAGGCCGGCGCCATGAGTGAGCAGGACGCGATCTGAATCTGCTGCTGCCTCATGGTTCGAAGCAGATGGGCAATCACCACTGCGCCGGTACTATGTCCCACCAGATGAATTTTCATGCGTCTGCCGCTACGCCGAATATGCGAGACGAATCGCTCCAGGGCATCGGTACCGGCGCCGTTATTCTTGTCAAATGCATCGTGGGCATCCTGTTTCATCTCATTCCACAAAAGTGTACCCGGTATGCCAAGCATCTTTTCCAGGAGCCAGTCGGAGAAGTCACTGATGGCGCCTACGCGCTCCGCCGATGCTTTTTTCTTGCGCAGGATGAGATCCTTCAGCTCTTCGGCGAGACCGGTGTCGTACATGATGTGGAAGGGGTAAATGCCGTTCAACTTGAACACATTCTTCATCGCGGCTATCCGGCGGGCCGATGCGGACGGCGAATTCAATCCACCGTGCATGTAGACCAATAGATGTTTGTATTTGGTTTCGTTGGCCACGAGCTCGGCCGTCTGCTCGACATCATCTCGATTGCTCCAGTATCGCCCAGTCTCTTTGTAGGCACCGTCGTCGATATGAATGAAGTGGCCGGCAATCTCCGAACGGCTGACGGC contains these protein-coding regions:
- a CDS encoding ABC transporter permease; amino-acid sequence: MYRNYLKIALRSMKKHKGYSLTNIAGLAVGMTCCVLIMLWVHAELSFDQFNENGQNIYRIYHHLTLGGADRRTPSAGAPWGPALVEQVPEVLNAARIRPGNRSSVTFEDKQFFEEDFFYADNSLLDLFTFPISIGDKKTVLSTANSVVLTEETAHKYFGDQNPVGLVLRFDDQFDYTVTGVMADMPDNSHLQFDFLISFETLYAQDSRPHEHWGAMGNPTYLLLADGADPRQVEAQAAGIIDENLGETLKQVGATLTLLLQPLAEIHLYSDFGSDTAQTGAITYVYLFSAIAVFILLIACINFVNLSTARSAGRAREIGMRKAFGAARSRLVGQFLGESLLYSFLAVVLTIAVVPIALPLFNSLAQRNLVFDMTQPIWMIPALVGLAILVGLVAGSYPALFLSSFRPVKVLKGTLTAGASNSKFRRILVVSQFTISVILIIGTITIFGQVEYMKNRALGFNKEHVVIFPNPSDTEQVSMESLRAEFAKVPGVVAIAASQGTPGNGYSMTNFHPEGYAEDEQELMANINVDHNFLSTLGMELAAGRDFSADLTTDSGSSCLINEAAVRRFGWENPIGKTIQQRVHNDSGIAFVDRTVVGVVKDFHFESLRAEIVPLYIGNLQDGLETFSARIAGGDISEIVGRLEDKFKELAPSRAFDYFFLDESFDLQYQMEEQLGKIALTFCLLAVFIGCLGLLGLSSYTAEQRTKEIGIRKVLGASVAGIIRLLSQEFLVLVVLANVVGAPVAYYVMDGWLAEFAYRISVDWRIFAASGLTALLIALLAVSLQAIRAARSNPVKAIKYE
- a CDS encoding helix-hairpin-helix domain-containing protein, with protein sequence MIDYDLAGAYIGRMIEQRKLIDLVSVGPATLSDFDDLGITEVEHLLDKNARELYEQMQKIKGQRLDPCCEDVFRAAIEQARDPNLAPEKRVWHYWSKVRKGDM
- a CDS encoding ABC transporter ATP-binding protein, encoding MIRTADLVKRYRTEEVETTALDSVNISVESGEFVAIMGPSGCGKSTLLNILGMLDNPSGGEYYFLDQPVANHSERERAGLRKRNIGFVFQSFNLIDELTVFENIELPLLYLGESSASRKERVEETLAQMNITPRRNHFPQQLSGGQQQRVAVARAVVAQPKLILADEPTGNLDSSHGDEVMSLLTELNEQGTTVVMVTHSPAYGDYAGRVIHLFDGQVATENIVRSAHV
- a CDS encoding von Willebrand factor type A domain-containing protein; the protein is MLRNKLLPCLLAVVLMVGSTVIINAVGTGQIKGTITDKETGEGIIGASVMVIGTHFGAMTDPEGKYVIRRLQPGIYTLKVAHLDFNIVEVTQIEVKPNMTIEVSAKLEKKLTTIGQTITVRAEDDLISKLETSDRVTIIKEKITTPRPVTSVDELLAQVAGVVTNKDGEIFIRGSRSGEVANIAKGDPTGDPAGGQADRRESVAEAEQGSQVGLNLCAPVTPQSTTTQKLIRTPRGPQQPTPQPRCGTGYYPPGHDESDYLDGPPFDAMFFQNYGTNSFVNTDSDPLSTFAIDVDDASYTLTRSYLERGHLPPSDAVRVEEFVNRFEYDYHQPKTGEAFSIQMEGAPSRFGDDCRMLRIGIGGREFDEESRKPANLVFVIDVSGSMGRENRLSMVKHSLELLVNQLTWGDRVGIVTYGSTGNAVLQPTIVRHRKQIINQIQMLFPGGSTYAEQGIRLGYQMANGMFDPKRTNRVILCSDGVANVGQTGPDELVKMIKRCADQGITLTTVGFGMGNYNDVLMEKLADNGNGQYAYIDDMDEARRLFVDKLSGTLQVIARDVKIQVDFNPEVVSSYRLLGYENRDVADHKFRDNREDGGEIGAGHQVTALYEVNLITHRRAVDLGSVYIRYKNPQMDEVTEVRTPIRYNVFHKQFKNASDDFKLAAASAEFSEILRESYWARGSSLSSVRAVLDEIDGNDKQIAELKNLIDMARRHGDILAER
- a CDS encoding alpha/beta hydrolase; this encodes MPKRKWETKAKADLPDIRDWMYSPPLIQLEEYIDPPRNLHILDQGREGACTGFAMAAAINHLYAQAGQDTTVSARMLYEMAKVHDEWPGEDYGGSSLRGAIHGWKYMGVCSEEEWPYFVTKKRKGSLTIQKAKDARSHTIGSYYRLKPEITDYHAALNETGVIAVSAKVHAGWNAPKNGRIKLTSPDDGGHAFAVVGYNEEGFWVQNSWARSWGENGLALWTYEDWATNLMDGWVFRLALPTPQIFGMRPGSTVEIEEGTGRAKKPAVSRSEIAGHFIHIDDGAYKETGRYWSNRDDVEQTAELVANETKYKHLLVYMHGGLNSPSASARRIAAMKNVFKLNGIYPFHIMYDTGLAEELKDLILRKKKASAERVGAISDFSDWLLEKMLGIPGTLLWNEMKQDAHDAFDKNNGAGTDALERFVSHIRRSGRRMKIHLVGHSTGAVVIAHLLRTMRQQQIQIASCSLMAPACSVDLYNEAYLPVLQGKTKLKLTDLTIYNLNKKLEEDDTVTLYKKSLLYLVSNAFESKKEQPILGMEKFNDKDQVKRVRSLPQFFYSNGSSGRRTRSTTHGGFDNDEFTMNHILRRVLGEAPAHPFTEDGLKY